In Urechidicola croceus, a single window of DNA contains:
- a CDS encoding Nramp family divalent metal transporter, which yields MTKSLKSFGPGLLFAGAAIGVSHLVQSTRAGADFGFGLLWALLLVHLFKYPFFQYGPRYATATGKSLLDGYLKLGKGVLIAYFILNIATMFTIQAAVTIVTAGLAINLFGLTSDPVIWSIVITIIGMIILIKGRYKLLDNLMKIIIIILTITTIISVIVALLNTNNSYSLIQIIPKETKEISFLIAFLGWMPGPLDMSIWHSLWAIEKKKDSKVFNTKKSIFDFNIGYIGTLFLGFCFLLLGVLVMNNTGENFSGSAGKFTNQLLTLYTKNIGDSMYIFIAIAAFTTMFSTTLTTLDASPRAMTKTIELLTNKVDKKIYWFWIVFLAIGTLVILKFFLSEMVTLVRIATILSFLTAPFYAIINFVLISGKHTPKKWHPSIGMKILSYLGIIFLIGFSGWYLMNL from the coding sequence ATGACAAAGTCGCTTAAATCGTTTGGACCAGGGCTTTTATTTGCTGGTGCTGCAATTGGAGTTTCACACCTAGTTCAATCTACTCGAGCAGGAGCCGATTTTGGATTTGGTTTATTATGGGCATTGCTACTCGTACATCTTTTTAAATACCCTTTTTTTCAATATGGTCCTAGATATGCAACAGCAACAGGTAAAAGTTTACTTGATGGATATTTGAAACTAGGCAAAGGGGTTTTAATTGCCTATTTCATATTGAATATAGCAACTATGTTTACTATTCAAGCAGCAGTTACAATTGTGACTGCAGGATTGGCAATAAACCTTTTTGGCTTAACTTCCGATCCTGTAATTTGGAGTATTGTAATTACAATTATTGGAATGATTATCTTAATTAAAGGTAGGTATAAATTACTTGATAATTTAATGAAAATTATTATCATTATATTAACTATAACTACTATTATTTCGGTTATTGTTGCACTATTGAATACTAATAACTCTTATTCTTTAATTCAAATTATACCTAAAGAAACTAAAGAAATTAGTTTTTTAATTGCATTTTTAGGATGGATGCCTGGACCTTTAGATATGTCTATATGGCATTCTCTTTGGGCAATTGAAAAGAAAAAAGATTCAAAAGTTTTCAATACTAAAAAAAGTATTTTTGATTTTAATATAGGATATATCGGAACATTATTTTTAGGGTTTTGTTTCTTACTATTAGGTGTTCTTGTTATGAATAATACAGGTGAAAATTTTAGTGGAAGTGCTGGAAAATTCACAAATCAACTACTCACACTTTATACTAAAAACATTGGAGATTCAATGTATATTTTTATTGCCATTGCGGCTTTTACAACAATGTTTAGCACTACCCTTACAACATTAGATGCTTCGCCACGTGCGATGACAAAAACTATAGAATTATTAACAAACAAGGTTGATAAAAAAATTTATTGGTTTTGGATTGTATTTTTAGCAATAGGAACATTAGTTATTTTAAAATTTTTCCTATCTGAAATGGTTACTTTGGTTAGAATAGCAACAATACTCTCTTTTTTAACTGCACCATTCTATGCAATTATTAATTTCGTTTTAATTTCTGGAAAACATACTCCCAAAAAATGGCATCCATCAATAGGAATGAAAATTTTGAGTTATTTAGGAATTATATTCTTAATCGGATTTAGTGGATGGTATCTAATGAATTTGTAA
- the lipA gene encoding lipoyl synthase, giving the protein MAETTTLRQPKPKWLRVKLPTGKKYTELRGLVDKYDLHTICTSGSCPNMGECWGEGTATFMILGNTCTRSCGFCGVKTGRPDTVEWEEPEKVARSIKIMKIKHAVVTSVDRDDLKDGGSIIWAETVKAIRRANPETTLETLIPDFQLIHRNIDRIIEVAPEVVSHNVETVRRLTREVRIQAKYDRSLAVLKYLKDQGMRRTKSGIMLGLGELEEEVIQTMQDLADVNVDIVTIGQYLQPSKKHLPVKEFITPEQFDKYREIGLKMGFRHVESGALVRSSYHAHKHIN; this is encoded by the coding sequence ATGGCAGAAACAACAACCCTAAGACAACCAAAACCGAAATGGCTTCGAGTAAAATTACCAACTGGTAAAAAATATACCGAACTTCGTGGGTTGGTTGATAAATATGATTTACATACAATTTGCACGAGTGGAAGTTGTCCAAATATGGGAGAGTGTTGGGGTGAAGGAACTGCAACATTTATGATTCTAGGAAACACTTGTACTCGTTCATGTGGTTTTTGTGGTGTAAAAACAGGAAGACCAGATACAGTAGAATGGGAAGAACCTGAAAAAGTAGCACGTTCAATAAAAATCATGAAGATTAAACATGCTGTTGTTACTTCAGTTGATAGAGACGACTTAAAAGATGGTGGCTCTATAATTTGGGCAGAAACAGTTAAAGCAATTAGAAGAGCAAATCCTGAAACTACTTTAGAAACTTTAATACCAGATTTTCAGCTAATACATAGAAATATTGATCGAATAATTGAAGTTGCTCCAGAAGTTGTTTCTCATAATGTTGAAACTGTGAGAAGATTGACACGTGAAGTACGTATTCAAGCAAAATACGACCGTAGTTTAGCCGTATTAAAATATTTGAAAGACCAAGGCATGCGTAGAACTAAATCGGGCATAATGTTAGGTTTAGGTGAATTGGAAGAAGAAGTGATTCAAACAATGCAAGATTTAGCAGATGTAAATGTTGATATTGTAACAATTGGACAATATCTTCAGCCTAGTAAAAAACATTTACCAGTAAAAGAGTTCATAACTCCCGAACAGTTTGATAAATACCGAGAAATCGGTCTTAAAATGGGCTTTAGACATGTAGAAAGTGGTGCATTAGTACGTTCTTCTTACCATGCTCATAAACATATAAATTAA
- a CDS encoding ABC transporter permease: MNYELFLAKRITAAKQHKSSISSPIIKIAIVAIALGIIIMMISIATGVGLQQKIREKISGFNGHIQITNFDNNNSEITLVPVSTTQDFYPKFTNIEGVDRVQVFATKAGIIRTETDFEGVIVKGVGSDYDWSFFKEYLVDGQLPIYTDKRSSEVLLSQYIADRMQFKVGDEFNTLFLKEDTSRPPSIRVFKVVGIYNSGFQDFDENIMIVDIKRVQQLNNWELNQVGGFEVFVTDFEQIAEKNNLIYSEIPSNLNTQAIVHKFPGIFEWIKLFDNNILLIIVIMVFVAGINMITALLVLILERTQMIGILKALGSSNWSIRKIFLYNASHLIVRGLFWGNLIGISILLIQYYFGVIKLNPETYYVKEAPVYFSIGYVLLLNIGTLVLCLIMLIIPSWMVTKISPVKAIKFD; encoded by the coding sequence TTGAATTACGAATTATTTTTAGCCAAGAGAATTACTGCAGCAAAACAGCATAAAAGTAGTATTTCATCACCAATAATAAAAATTGCAATAGTAGCAATTGCATTGGGTATTATTATAATGATGATTTCTATAGCAACTGGAGTTGGACTTCAGCAAAAAATTAGAGAGAAAATATCTGGATTTAATGGTCATATTCAGATTACTAATTTTGATAATAATAATTCTGAAATTACATTAGTACCAGTTTCTACAACTCAAGATTTTTATCCTAAATTTACTAATATTGAGGGTGTTGATAGAGTTCAAGTTTTTGCAACAAAAGCAGGGATTATAAGAACTGAAACAGACTTTGAAGGAGTTATTGTAAAAGGAGTAGGGTCAGATTATGATTGGAGTTTTTTTAAAGAATATCTTGTAGATGGTCAACTACCAATTTATACAGATAAACGAAGTTCAGAGGTTCTGTTATCACAATATATTGCAGATAGAATGCAGTTTAAAGTTGGTGATGAATTTAATACTTTGTTTTTAAAAGAAGATACCTCAAGGCCGCCAAGTATTCGTGTGTTTAAAGTAGTTGGAATATACAATTCAGGTTTTCAAGATTTTGATGAAAATATTATGATTGTAGATATAAAACGTGTTCAACAGTTGAACAATTGGGAACTAAATCAAGTTGGAGGTTTTGAAGTTTTTGTAACAGATTTTGAGCAAATTGCTGAAAAGAATAATTTAATATATTCTGAAATTCCATCCAATTTAAATACTCAAGCTATTGTACATAAATTTCCTGGGATATTTGAATGGATAAAATTGTTTGACAATAACATTTTACTAATTATTGTAATTATGGTATTTGTTGCAGGAATCAATATGATTACGGCATTGTTAGTTCTAATTCTTGAGCGTACACAAATGATAGGTATCCTTAAGGCTTTGGGAAGTAGTAATTGGAGTATTCGTAAGATTTTTTTATATAACGCCTCACATTTAATTGTGCGTGGACTTTTTTGGGGAAATTTAATTGGAATATCAATACTATTGATTCAGTATTACTTTGGAGTGATAAAGTTAAACCCAGAAACTTATTATGTTAAGGAAGCACCAGTTTATTTTAGTATTGGATATGTTTTACTATTAAATATAGGCACGCTGGTATTGTGCCTTATTATGCTTATAATTCCTTCATGGATGGTTACAAAAATTAGCCCAGTTAAAGCAATAAAATTTGATTAA
- a CDS encoding exo-beta-N-acetylmuramidase NamZ family protein encodes MITFRFKNTYFFSVFLLLFIFISCSNGRKIDTDTKEINNNKEDNLISKKILVDDIITGADQSFKYLNLIKNKKIAIVANQTSVVTFKVTSSKGDGKSEIHLVDFLNKLNINISKVFSPEHGFRGTADAAELVSNGKDTKTGLPIISLYGKNKKPTQEQLENVETVIFDIQDVGVRFYTYLSTLHYVMEACAEKGIPVIVLDRPNPNGHYIDGPVLEIEHTSFVGKHPVPVVYGMTIGEYAKMINGENWLESGLKCDLTVIPLENYTHNSEYHLSIRPSPNLPNDKSINLYPSLGFFEGTIINAGRGTEFQFQRYGAPFFPENEFQYTPQPNFGSKYPKHNGKLCNGVDLSNEKKLSELNLEYLIDAYNKTPKNEKFFGSTFTIHAGNTKLQKQIEKGLSIKEIKTSWQKDLEKFKKIREKYLIYD; translated from the coding sequence ATGATAACATTTCGATTCAAAAATACATATTTCTTTTCGGTTTTTCTCTTGCTTTTTATATTCATTTCATGTTCAAATGGACGGAAAATAGATACTGATACTAAAGAAATCAATAATAATAAAGAAGATAATTTAATTTCAAAAAAAATATTGGTTGATGACATTATTACTGGTGCCGATCAATCTTTTAAATATTTAAACTTAATTAAAAATAAAAAAATTGCCATTGTTGCAAATCAAACAAGTGTAGTTACATTTAAAGTTACAAGTTCAAAAGGTGATGGAAAAAGTGAGATTCATTTAGTCGATTTTTTAAACAAATTAAATATTAATATATCTAAAGTTTTTTCTCCTGAACATGGTTTTAGAGGTACTGCTGATGCTGCAGAATTAGTATCGAATGGAAAAGATACTAAAACTGGATTACCTATTATTTCTCTATATGGAAAAAACAAAAAACCTACACAAGAACAACTTGAAAATGTAGAAACTGTAATTTTTGACATTCAAGATGTTGGTGTAAGGTTTTACACCTATTTATCTACCCTTCACTATGTCATGGAAGCCTGTGCTGAAAAAGGAATTCCAGTAATTGTTCTTGACAGACCAAATCCAAATGGTCATTATATTGACGGACCAGTTTTAGAAATAGAGCATACTAGTTTTGTAGGCAAACACCCAGTTCCAGTAGTTTATGGAATGACAATTGGAGAATATGCTAAAATGATTAATGGTGAAAATTGGTTGGAGAGTGGTTTAAAATGTGATTTAACTGTTATCCCATTAGAAAATTACACACACAATTCTGAATATCATTTATCTATTAGACCTTCACCAAATTTACCTAATGATAAATCTATAAATTTATATCCTAGCCTAGGTTTTTTTGAAGGAACTATCATTAATGCTGGTCGTGGAACTGAGTTTCAATTTCAAAGATATGGTGCTCCTTTTTTTCCTGAAAATGAATTTCAATACACTCCACAACCAAATTTTGGATCAAAATATCCAAAACACAATGGTAAATTATGTAACGGGGTTGATTTAAGTAATGAGAAAAAATTAAGTGAACTAAATTTAGAATATTTAATTGATGCATATAATAAGACTCCCAAAAATGAAAAATTCTTTGGATCCACATTTACTATCCATGCAGGAAATACCAAACTTCAAAAACAAATTGAAAAAGGTTTATCTATAAAAGAGATTAAAACTTCTTGGCAAAAGGATTTGGAAAAATTTAAAAAAATAAGAGAAAAGTATTTAATATATGATTAG
- a CDS encoding YkgJ family cysteine cluster protein: protein MIKPTPEELPELAKEKLAESKKYFQRLKKRQHKRLDLLMQDLHDKEFEKSDCLDCGNCCKTTSPIFTEKDIQRISKHLRMKEVNFIKQYLQRDEDDFYVLQSAPCVFLDTTDNKCFIYDVRPKACSEYPHTNRKKFIQITDLTLRNTEICPAAYNIVEELKKKMPV from the coding sequence ATGATTAAGCCCACACCCGAAGAATTGCCAGAATTGGCAAAAGAGAAATTAGCAGAAAGTAAAAAATATTTTCAAAGATTGAAAAAGCGTCAGCATAAAAGATTAGATTTATTGATGCAAGATTTACACGATAAAGAATTTGAAAAGTCTGACTGTTTAGATTGTGGGAATTGTTGTAAGACAACATCTCCCATTTTTACAGAGAAAGATATTCAGCGTATTTCAAAACATTTACGTATGAAAGAAGTCAATTTTATTAAGCAATATTTACAAAGGGACGAAGATGATTTTTATGTATTGCAATCTGCACCTTGTGTATTTTTAGATACTACGGACAACAAATGTTTTATTTACGATGTTCGTCCAAAAGCATGTAGCGAATATCCACATACCAATAGAAAAAAATTCATTCAAATTACTGATTTAACACTGAGAAATACTGAAATATGTCCAGCAGCATATAATATTGTAGAAGAATTGAAGAAAAAAATGCCAGTATGA
- a CDS encoding DUF3307 domain-containing protein encodes MEPISILIRLFVAHFLGDFLLQPLKWVKHKQKYKVKSKYLYFHILVHGVLVYVVVGEWTKFLLPVIVMIIHYLIDVLKVYQKRNIFWFLFDQGLHVVSVFVIWLLFYKQGSTMLYELTELVSTTKFWLIILAYIFILHPTAIIIYNLTNKWEDEIGKTEGKGLKNAGKWIGKLERVLVLTFILTSNFSAVGFLLAAKSIFRFGDLTQKKDRKLTEYVLIGTLLSFGITIIIGLLLVKNIEL; translated from the coding sequence ATGGAGCCTATTTCAATTCTAATACGTCTATTTGTAGCACATTTTTTAGGTGATTTTTTATTACAACCTTTAAAATGGGTAAAGCACAAACAAAAGTATAAAGTAAAATCAAAGTATTTATATTTTCACATTTTAGTTCATGGAGTTTTAGTATATGTAGTAGTAGGCGAGTGGACCAAATTTTTATTACCAGTTATAGTAATGATAATTCATTATTTGATTGATGTTTTAAAAGTTTATCAAAAGAGAAACATTTTTTGGTTTCTCTTTGATCAAGGTTTACATGTTGTATCAGTTTTTGTTATTTGGTTATTATTCTATAAGCAAGGAAGTACAATGTTGTATGAATTAACCGAATTGGTTTCAACAACTAAGTTTTGGCTCATAATATTGGCTTACATTTTTATATTGCATCCAACGGCAATCATTATTTATAATCTAACAAATAAATGGGAAGATGAAATAGGGAAAACTGAAGGTAAAGGTTTGAAAAATGCCGGAAAATGGATTGGAAAATTGGAAAGAGTATTGGTGTTAACGTTTATTTTGACGAGCAATTTTAGTGCAGTTGGATTTTTATTGGCTGCAAAGTCAATATTTAGATTTGGAGATTTAACTCAAAAAAAAGATAGGAAATTAACAGAGTATGTCTTGATAGGTACTTTATTGAGTTTTGGAATTACAATAATAATAGGATTACTTTTAGTTAAAAACATAGAATTATGA
- the argS gene encoding arginine--tRNA ligase, producing MNIQNTIENAVKDAFKNIYNTEIESVEFQATRKDFEGDITIVVFAFLRFVKGNPVEIGNKIGEYLKENVSEISDFNVVKGFLNLVIDESTFISDFNTLYSDENFGTINANPKAKGVMVEYSSPNTNKPLHLGHIRNNLLGYSVAEIIAASGKKVYKTQIINDRGIHICKSMLAWEKYGNNETPESTGLKGDKLVGNYYVKFDQEYKKQISNLIAEGKTEEEAKKQAPLLLEAQDMLRKWEAGDKKVVELWKTMNQWVYNGFEQTYKELGVNFDKNYYESNTYLLGKDVVTDGLEKGVFYRKDDGSVWIDLTDEGLDEKIVLRSDGTAVYMTQDIGTAIERFKDFDLDELTYTVGNEQDYHFKVLFLILKKLGFEWAENLYHLSYGMVDLPSGKMKSREGTVVDADDLMAEMINTAREISEELGKLEGYSNEEKERLYRTIGLGALKYYILKVDPKKRILFDPKESIDFNGNTGPFIQYTYARIQSILRKADFDYNVTSSGVEMSLHPKEKEVIKLLKLYPETIQNAAKNHSPALIANYTYDLVKEYNSFYQSVPILGCDNEKEKIFRTRLSKKVADTIKSAFQLLGIDVPERM from the coding sequence ATGAATATCCAAAATACAATTGAAAACGCAGTAAAAGATGCGTTTAAAAATATTTATAATACTGAAATTGAATCAGTAGAATTTCAAGCAACACGTAAAGATTTTGAAGGAGATATTACGATTGTAGTATTTGCATTTTTACGCTTCGTAAAAGGAAATCCTGTTGAAATAGGAAACAAAATTGGGGAATATTTAAAAGAAAATGTTTCTGAAATTTCTGATTTTAATGTAGTTAAAGGATTTTTAAATCTTGTAATTGATGAATCTACCTTCATTTCAGATTTTAATACATTATATAGTGATGAAAATTTTGGAACTATAAATGCCAATCCAAAAGCAAAAGGAGTAATGGTGGAATATTCTTCTCCAAATACTAATAAACCTTTGCATTTAGGGCATATTAGAAATAATTTATTAGGATATTCAGTTGCTGAAATCATTGCTGCATCTGGTAAAAAAGTATATAAGACACAAATTATCAATGACCGTGGAATACATATTTGCAAAAGCATGTTGGCTTGGGAGAAATATGGAAACAACGAAACTCCAGAAAGCACAGGTTTAAAAGGCGATAAATTGGTTGGGAATTATTATGTAAAGTTTGACCAAGAATACAAAAAACAAATCAGTAATTTAATTGCAGAAGGTAAAACCGAAGAAGAAGCTAAAAAACAGGCTCCACTCCTATTAGAAGCACAAGATATGCTACGTAAATGGGAAGCAGGTGATAAAAAAGTTGTAGAATTATGGAAAACGATGAACCAATGGGTTTATAATGGTTTTGAGCAAACTTATAAAGAACTGGGAGTTAATTTTGATAAAAACTATTACGAAAGTAACACATATCTTTTAGGAAAAGATGTTGTTACTGACGGACTAGAAAAAGGTGTTTTTTATAGAAAAGATGATGGATCTGTTTGGATAGATTTGACAGATGAAGGTTTAGATGAAAAAATTGTTTTGCGTTCTGACGGAACTGCTGTGTATATGACACAAGATATTGGAACTGCAATTGAGCGTTTCAAAGATTTTGATTTAGACGAACTAACATATACCGTTGGAAATGAGCAAGATTATCATTTTAAAGTTTTATTCTTAATCTTAAAAAAATTAGGTTTTGAATGGGCAGAGAACCTATATCATTTATCATACGGAATGGTAGATTTACCTTCAGGAAAAATGAAATCTCGAGAGGGAACTGTTGTTGATGCCGATGATTTAATGGCTGAAATGATTAATACTGCTCGTGAAATATCAGAAGAGTTAGGAAAATTAGAAGGTTATTCTAATGAAGAAAAGGAGCGATTATATAGAACTATCGGTTTAGGCGCATTAAAATACTATATATTAAAAGTAGATCCTAAAAAACGTATTTTATTTGACCCAAAAGAATCTATTGATTTTAATGGAAATACAGGACCATTTATTCAATATACATATGCAAGGATTCAGTCTATTTTAAGAAAAGCAGATTTTGATTATAATGTCACATCGAGCGGAGTCGAGATGTCCTTACATCCGAAGGAAAAAGAAGTTATTAAACTTTTAAAATTATATCCTGAAACAATTCAAAATGCTGCAAAAAATCATAGTCCAGCATTAATTGCTAATTACACATACGATTTGGTAAAAGAATACAATTCATTTTATCAATCTGTACCAATTTTAGG